A DNA window from Candidatus Methylacidiphilales bacterium contains the following coding sequences:
- a CDS encoding acyl-CoA thioesterase — MVFKFRTRVYYYDTDAAGVVHNVAYLRMIEQARTEMAEAWGWRLSDMARSGLVPVVARTEIEYVKPARLADELEIWGRVSEVERVRFYLEFEVWRPGDGVLIARCRQVMVTVQLPGGRPQPVPEFWRERVG; from the coding sequence ATGGTGTTTAAGTTTAGGACGCGGGTTTACTATTACGATACCGATGCAGCCGGGGTAGTGCATAATGTGGCGTATTTGCGGATGATTGAGCAGGCTCGGACGGAGATGGCAGAGGCTTGGGGATGGCGTTTATCGGATATGGCAAGGAGTGGGCTAGTGCCTGTGGTGGCGCGCACGGAGATTGAGTATGTGAAGCCGGCGCGATTGGCCGATGAGCTGGAGATATGGGGGCGTGTCTCTGAAGTGGAGAGGGTGCGGTTTTATTTGGAATTTGAGGTTTGGCGACCTGGGGATGGGGTGTTGATAGCGCGGTGTCGACAGGTGATGGTGACGGTGCAATTGCCTGGAGGGCGTCCTCAGCCGGTGCCGGAGTTTTGGAGGGAGAGGGTTGGGTGA